From a region of the Janthinobacterium sp. 61 genome:
- a CDS encoding SIS domain-containing protein, with product MMLKEAISAAECVALQLDSDTERYAELGRKLRSTSFSTALTIARGSSDHACNYVAYLIMARLGRVVASLPMSLVTLNKSPLVTRDTLAISISQSGQSPDVVEPIRYFRDGGATTVALVNDIESPLAHAAEWAMPLRAGKEQSVAATKSFITSLVAGARMVAQWQNDPELQAGLEALPEALLEATRVDWSPAIDVLAPARNIMVVGRGISFPVALEAALKFKETSALQAEAFSGAEIKHGPMALIEDGYPLLIFATRGPTQAGLLQLATEMRGRGAKVLLAAPADVAERDLTLPVAATPDLDPIVAIQSFYVMAAKLSAARGMDPDAPRHLSKVTKTN from the coding sequence ATGATGCTTAAAGAAGCCATTTCCGCCGCCGAATGCGTCGCCCTGCAACTGGACAGCGACACGGAACGCTACGCGGAACTGGGCCGCAAATTGAGGAGCACCTCGTTCTCGACCGCGCTGACCATCGCGCGCGGCAGCTCGGACCACGCCTGCAACTACGTCGCCTACCTGATCATGGCACGCCTGGGCCGTGTCGTCGCGTCGCTGCCGATGTCGCTGGTGACCCTGAACAAGTCGCCGCTGGTGACGCGGGATACTTTGGCCATTTCGATCTCGCAATCGGGCCAGAGTCCCGACGTGGTCGAGCCGATCCGCTACTTCCGCGACGGTGGCGCCACCACCGTGGCCCTCGTCAACGATATCGAGTCGCCGCTGGCGCACGCCGCCGAGTGGGCCATGCCCCTGCGCGCGGGCAAGGAACAAAGCGTCGCCGCGACGAAAAGCTTCATCACCAGCCTGGTCGCCGGCGCGCGCATGGTGGCACAGTGGCAGAACGACCCCGAGCTGCAGGCAGGCCTGGAAGCGCTGCCCGAAGCGCTGCTTGAAGCGACCCGCGTGGACTGGTCGCCCGCCATCGACGTGCTGGCCCCGGCCCGCAACATCATGGTCGTGGGGCGCGGCATCAGCTTCCCCGTGGCGCTGGAAGCAGCACTGAAATTCAAGGAAACATCGGCCCTGCAGGCGGAAGCCTTCAGCGGCGCAGAAATCAAGCATGGCCCGATGGCCCTGATCGAAGACGGCTACCCACTGCTGATTTTTGCCACCCGCGGCCCGACCCAGGCCGGCCTGCTGCAGTTGGCCACGGAAATGCGCGGCCGCGGCGCCAAGGTCTTGCTGGCGGCCCCCGCCGATGTGGCCGAACGCGACCTGACCCTACCCGTGGCCGCCACGCCGGATCTCGATCCGATCGTCGCCATCCAGTCCTTCTACGTGATGGCGGCCAAGTTGTCGGCGGCGCGCGGCATGGACCCGGATGCGCCGCGCCACCTGAGCAAGGTCACCAAGACCAACTAA
- the nagA gene encoding N-acetylglucosamine-6-phosphate deacetylase produces MSSTIKGNILTPGGWIHGAIAFGERVDSITGDSLHPSSNSDDYILPGFIDLHVHGGAGKDIMEGGEAVYTIAAIHARHGTTSLLATTMTAPPEDIDMALTAIGIAANNRRPNTARVLGAHLEGPYINSGKLGAQPNYARAATLAEIERLQTLAKLRVITVAPEIAGHLDLVRALADAGVRVQIGHTLGSYEDGVAALEHGAMGFTHLFNAMSGLHHREPGMVGAALAHAEYAELIPDLLHVHPGAIKVALRAIPRLYCVTDSTAATGMPDGEYMLGRHAVQKCMGGVRLPDGTLAGSTLTLDQALRNLVGLGLDLADASKRVSTNAADYLGLEERGRLAPGTYADLVVLDRDLKLKAVYIEGEICDLNDA; encoded by the coding sequence ATGAGCAGCACTATCAAAGGCAATATCCTTACCCCCGGCGGCTGGATCCACGGCGCCATCGCCTTCGGCGAACGCGTCGACAGCATCACGGGCGATTCCCTCCACCCGTCGAGCAATAGCGACGATTACATCCTGCCCGGCTTCATCGACCTGCATGTGCATGGCGGCGCCGGCAAGGACATCATGGAAGGCGGCGAAGCCGTCTACACCATCGCCGCCATCCATGCGCGCCACGGCACTACCAGCCTGCTGGCCACCACCATGACGGCGCCACCGGAAGATATCGACATGGCCTTGACGGCCATCGGCATCGCAGCCAACAACCGCCGCCCGAACACGGCGCGCGTGCTGGGCGCCCACCTGGAGGGCCCATACATCAATTCGGGCAAGCTCGGGGCGCAGCCCAACTACGCGCGCGCCGCCACGCTGGCCGAAATCGAACGCCTGCAAACCCTGGCCAAACTGCGCGTCATCACCGTGGCGCCGGAAATCGCCGGTCACCTGGACCTGGTGCGCGCCCTGGCTGACGCCGGCGTGCGCGTGCAGATCGGCCACACGCTCGGTTCCTATGAAGATGGCGTGGCAGCGCTGGAGCATGGCGCCATGGGCTTCACGCACCTGTTCAACGCCATGAGCGGCCTGCATCACCGCGAGCCGGGCATGGTCGGCGCCGCACTGGCGCACGCCGAATACGCCGAACTGATCCCCGACCTGCTGCACGTGCATCCGGGCGCCATCAAGGTGGCCCTGCGCGCCATTCCGCGCCTGTACTGCGTCACCGATTCGACCGCCGCCACCGGCATGCCGGACGGCGAATATATGCTGGGCCGCCACGCCGTGCAGAAATGCATGGGCGGCGTGCGCCTGCCCGACGGCACCCTGGCGGGCAGCACCCTGACCCTGGACCAGGCGCTGCGCAATCTGGTGGGACTGGGACTGGACCTGGCCGACGCGTCCAAGCGCGTGTCGACCAACGCCGCCGATTACCTGGGCCTGGAAGAACGCGGCCGGCTGGCCCCCGGCACTTACGCCGATCTGGTGGTACTCGATCGCGATCTCAAACTCAAAGCTGTGTATATAGAAGGAGAAATCTGTGACCTCAATGATGCTTAA
- a CDS encoding GntR family transcriptional regulator encodes MLAKLSAFKPNPASDTPLYMQLANMLSDGIASGDWRANQALPSERVLSEILEISRVTARKAIDMLCDRGMLTRKRGSGTYITPKLEQPLSRLTSFSEELRQRGFTAGSRWLQRDIGAAAPLELLSLGLSPHMPVARLRRLRTADEVVMAIETTTIPALYMPDPQQVTDSLYGYLESRGTIPMRALQHIRAVNATAEQAKLANIKTGEAMLHITRVSYLDNGAAVELTHSYCRSDYYEFVAESRR; translated from the coding sequence ATGCTGGCCAAACTGTCCGCCTTCAAACCCAATCCCGCCAGCGACACGCCGCTCTACATGCAGCTGGCGAACATGCTGTCGGACGGTATCGCCAGCGGCGACTGGCGCGCCAACCAGGCCTTGCCCTCGGAGCGCGTGCTGTCGGAGATCCTGGAAATCTCGCGCGTGACGGCGCGCAAGGCCATCGACATGCTGTGCGACCGGGGCATGCTGACGCGCAAGCGCGGCTCGGGCACCTACATCACGCCCAAGCTGGAACAGCCGCTGTCGCGCCTGACGAGCTTTTCGGAAGAATTGCGCCAGCGGGGCTTTACGGCCGGTTCGCGCTGGCTGCAGCGCGATATCGGCGCGGCCGCGCCGCTGGAACTGCTGTCGCTGGGCCTGTCGCCGCACATGCCGGTGGCGCGTTTGCGCCGCCTGCGCACGGCCGATGAAGTGGTGATGGCGATCGAAACGACCACCATCCCCGCGCTGTACATGCCGGACCCGCAACAGGTGACCGATTCGCTGTACGGCTACCTGGAGTCGCGCGGCACCATCCCGATGCGCGCGCTGCAGCATATCCGCGCCGTCAACGCCACGGCGGAACAGGCCAAGCTGGCCAATATCAAGACGGGTGAAGCCATGCTGCACATCACCCGTGTCAGTTATCTCGACAACGGCGCAGCGGTGGAACTGACCCACTCGTATTGCCGCAGTGATTATTATGAATTCGTAGCGGAGTCGCGCAGATGA
- a CDS encoding BadF/BadG/BcrA/BcrD ATPase family protein — translation MIEYIIGVDGGGSGTRVRLARLDNQELAQGQSGPSGLGLGIERAWTSVAHAVTLAFRAAGLEQPSLQRMAIGLGLAGVHNKQWAASFVEHNPGYAAVALESDALTTLLGAHAGQPGVIVAIGTGSVGEVLHADGSRHEVGGWGFPSGDEAGGAWIGMRAVNHAQQVVDGRVPGSTFATAIIDACGGQRDAMQVWLAAASQTTFAQLARLVLEHAASNAVAHGILNEAGRQIALIARALDPAGTLPVALCGGLAAPLSSYLPAALLQLVVPAQGDSAAGGLRLIRKHLQEQ, via the coding sequence ATGATCGAATACATAATCGGCGTCGACGGCGGGGGCAGCGGCACCCGCGTACGCCTGGCGCGCCTTGATAACCAGGAACTGGCACAGGGACAAAGCGGCCCATCCGGCCTGGGACTGGGCATCGAACGGGCCTGGACGTCCGTGGCGCATGCCGTCACGCTGGCCTTCCGCGCCGCCGGCCTGGAACAGCCGTCCCTGCAGCGCATGGCTATCGGCCTCGGCCTGGCCGGCGTGCACAACAAACAGTGGGCTGCCAGCTTTGTCGAACACAATCCCGGCTATGCCGCCGTCGCACTGGAATCGGATGCCCTGACCACCCTGCTGGGCGCCCACGCGGGCCAGCCGGGCGTCATCGTTGCCATCGGCACCGGCAGCGTGGGCGAAGTGCTGCACGCCGATGGCAGCCGTCACGAAGTGGGCGGCTGGGGTTTTCCTTCCGGCGACGAAGCAGGTGGCGCCTGGATCGGCATGCGCGCCGTCAACCACGCGCAGCAGGTGGTCGATGGGCGCGTACCCGGCAGCACCTTCGCCACGGCCATCATCGACGCCTGCGGCGGCCAGCGCGACGCCATGCAGGTGTGGCTGGCCGCCGCCAGCCAGACCACTTTCGCGCAACTGGCGCGGCTGGTACTCGAGCACGCGGCCAGCAATGCCGTGGCACATGGCATCCTGAACGAAGCGGGCCGGCAGATCGCCCTCATCGCCAGGGCGCTGGACCCAGCCGGCACCTTGCCCGTGGCCCTGTGCGGCGGCCTGGCGGCGCCCTTGTCAAGCTACCTGCCGGCGGCACTGTTGCAACTGGTCGTGCCGGCACAGGGCGACTCGGCCGCAGGCGGCCTGCGCCTGATACGCAAGCACTTGCAGGAGCAATGA
- a CDS encoding ExeA family protein: MYTHYFQLKQSPFSIAPDPRYLFMSERHREALAHLLYGVGSGGGFVLLTGEIGAGKTTVCRCFMEQIPENCQLAYIFNPKLSVEELLLSICEEFRIALAPGVASVKGYVDAINAHLLASHAQGKNNVLIIDEAQNLSAAVLEQLRLLTNLETSERKLLQIILIGQPELRVMLARPELEQLAQRVIARYHLGSLTAEETASYIRHRLAVAGSTAQTPFAPRLMAQIHAMSHGVPRRINLLCDRALLGAYVENQPQVTRQILRRAAEEVFAEEGRPAAGRGLRWPHVAGGVLAGAVVTAALAWQFMPRPSSVPAVSAVAASQPAASAVAAVAASAPAPASVPDRNAVLRQLAALWGEQLPAGDACQAGARAGLRCLHSRGGIAELRVLDRPAMLALRDGQGVEKLALLTRLQGETATLMLDGKQQGLPLAQLAQRSDGSFTTFWRAPRNWRDEVPLGGRGADVDWLAQRLAQQRGLPAPAANLPLDAEMQGQLRAFQQSQNLRADGLAGPKTYIRLMQLGDNAEPRLSSAASAVAAPAATAMVAGK; this comes from the coding sequence ATGTACACGCATTATTTCCAGCTCAAGCAATCGCCGTTCTCGATCGCCCCCGATCCCCGCTACCTGTTCATGAGCGAACGTCACCGCGAAGCACTGGCGCACCTGCTGTATGGCGTGGGCAGCGGCGGCGGCTTCGTGCTGCTGACGGGAGAAATCGGCGCCGGCAAGACTACCGTGTGCCGTTGTTTCATGGAGCAGATTCCGGAAAATTGCCAGCTCGCCTACATTTTCAATCCGAAACTGTCCGTCGAAGAATTGCTGCTGTCGATCTGCGAGGAATTCCGCATCGCCTTGGCGCCCGGTGTGGCCAGCGTGAAAGGCTATGTCGACGCCATCAATGCGCACCTGCTGGCCAGCCATGCGCAGGGCAAGAACAATGTGCTGATCATCGACGAAGCGCAAAACCTCTCCGCCGCCGTGCTCGAACAATTGCGTTTGCTGACGAACCTGGAGACGAGCGAGCGCAAGCTGCTGCAGATCATACTCATCGGCCAGCCGGAATTGCGCGTCATGCTGGCCCGTCCCGAGCTGGAACAGCTGGCGCAGCGCGTCATTGCCCGTTATCACCTGGGTTCGCTGACAGCCGAGGAAACGGCCAGCTATATCCGCCACCGCCTGGCCGTGGCCGGCAGCACGGCGCAGACGCCGTTCGCCCCACGTTTGATGGCGCAGATCCATGCCATGAGCCACGGCGTGCCGCGCCGCATCAACCTGCTGTGCGACCGCGCGCTGCTGGGCGCCTACGTGGAAAACCAGCCGCAGGTGACGCGCCAGATATTGCGCCGTGCCGCCGAGGAAGTGTTTGCGGAAGAGGGTAGGCCGGCGGCCGGACGGGGCTTGCGCTGGCCACATGTGGCTGGCGGCGTGCTGGCCGGCGCCGTGGTGACGGCCGCGCTGGCCTGGCAGTTCATGCCGCGCCCTTCCTCTGTGCCCGCTGTATCTGCCGTGGCCGCCTCGCAGCCGGCCGCATCCGCCGTGGCGGCTGTCGCCGCATCCGCGCCCGCGCCGGCCAGCGTGCCAGACCGTAACGCCGTGCTGCGCCAGCTGGCCGCCCTGTGGGGCGAGCAGTTGCCGGCCGGCGATGCTTGCCAGGCGGGTGCGCGCGCCGGACTGCGCTGCCTGCACAGCCGGGGCGGCATCGCCGAACTGCGTGTGCTGGACCGTCCAGCCATGCTGGCCTTGCGCGATGGGCAAGGAGTTGAAAAGCTGGCGCTGCTGACCCGGCTGCAGGGCGAGACCGCCACGCTGATGCTCGATGGCAAACAGCAAGGCCTGCCCCTGGCCCAGCTGGCGCAGCGCAGCGATGGCAGTTTCACTACCTTCTGGCGCGCCCCACGCAATTGGCGCGACGAAGTGCCGCTGGGGGGGCGTGGCGCCGACGTGGACTGGCTGGCGCAGCGCCTGGCGCAACAGCGGGGTTTGCCGGCACCGGCCGCCAACCTGCCGCTCGATGCCGAAATGCAAGGCCAGCTGCGTGCTTTCCAGCAGAGCCAGAACCTGCGGGCCGATGGCCTGGCGGGTCCGAAAACGTATATACGCCTGATGCAACTGGGTGACAATGCGGAGCCGCGCCTGAGCAGCGCAGCTTCTGCCGTGGCA